The Cotesia glomerata isolate CgM1 linkage group LG7, MPM_Cglom_v2.3, whole genome shotgun sequence genome segment taaattattagtccTCACTCAAcacttttataacttttgacaCGTAGTAAAAAAAGTGTAAACTCGTTCACggaattattaattctttatttttttttttaatttatttatttagatatttaaaataataacggAGCACGTTTGTTATAAAAACATCATTCTTGTCATCTTTTTAGTTGACTACGACTACAATTTACTAATCAGCTGCAGTATATTATGAAAAggacataatatatatatatgtagggGTAATGAGTACTGCAACACGTCATGTATCgctctttttttaaattggtgTCGTTGTAGtcgattttgaaattttaattttttggcggtaattatttaatttattttaaattattaaaaataattttgcagatatttaataactttttgcaatttttctgacaaataaattagtacaaaaaaattaggaaaacgattgaccctGAAGGTCATCCCtttaacttcccgccaattctatacctaaacgcttaaaattgcacttatcacgtttttgagctcttcgagctcaaaagtttgatagaagtttgataaaacactattttttgaattttcaaatcgcaataacttttgaatgaataaaccgattttcacgcggttggtggcattcaacgcagttttttaattttcatgaagaatcttcaagtttaaattgatagaacgaaaaatttcggagtaattccgaaaaaaacacttttttcggtttcctttcgtcaacgataactcacgaacgaatcgaCCGATTTTTACCGGACtggcagcgatcgacgtggtttttttatcttaagaactgattagtttttggaatcgatcggtaaagccgtttaaaagttattccaaaaaaaccacttttgaaaaaaattttttttgtagtttttttgcgatttctctaAATCTACTTGGtccgattttcgtaaaacagggtgaaaacaataacttcccgatttttgaaaatcttcgattttcttagcgggaagttaaaaaaatatgaaaattaagttagccgacatttaaaaatttttaaaaattaaaaatgcaatttttatttaaaataaatttgttaaaaaaaaattaaaaaaaagaaataaattgacaaaaatgaaaaaaattgatacttaaaaatttaaaaaaattaaaaatacaatttttatttaaataatttttggaaaaaattaaaaaatttgtaaattattgagaaaaaaaaaatattttcattattcttgatatacatatttattaaattaatgtacattaaatatatataagcatatatcaAATaccaagtttatttttaattaaatttaaagtaattgtCTTAATAAAAGCTTTCGTTAAGATTTAACTTcccttatttaaaaaaatttttttttaatttcacatcaTATCCACCATTACGTTTTTTGTACCTATAagtcttaatttaaaaatgaaagtcCCAAGGAAACATAGAGAtattacattaataataataataataataataatcataatcataagtaattaattaattaattaatattattaatttcccatagatatatatgatattaattattttgactaGTCTTAAAAGCAAATACAATCAAACAATGTGCGTATGTTAATTCCAACCAGCacattttaacatttaatcatcatttgtcatatatatttatttatatttatatacttgcGTTATTTATAGTATGATATCTTTTAATCAATcgagttattaattaattacttgatATTCTTAccgtagaaaataaaaatttgtttaaaaaaaattgattacataaaaaaactaccAAAACTCTGCGTTTTAATAAAAGTGTTACATACTTAAATtaggcattttttttttagcagaGTTTCAATATCTAAATAGTCAAAATATCATAAttcacaattatttaaattaatttaaaaattaattagatatataattaatacatcTTACATATACATGAACTTTTTTTAGTGTCATTCCTGCTCAATAAACATTTACtctgtttatttaatatatatatatatatatattttttttttttttaacatcaagTTATAAAGTGAAAACTAAGTAGACTTTTATgcaaatatatttacttaattgtttattactatttttttttgtataacaCAATTCATTCTCATGTAACAAATTTATGCAACACGTAATCTGATTTATTGAACGGAGCGTTGAGCACGCGTTATGTTATaagtgttattttttattattaatataacatAATTGTTAACTATGATATACAGattttatagtaataattttacaattgatTGCAAGTTATGTACAAAACAGTGgaaaaaatttggtaattatttacaagtggggtttaatattttaattttcattttttttcaaagaaatgtttttttgaaaattttgatatttttttttttcaaaaataaataaaaaatgaacaatttaaaaaaaaaatttattaccacaattttaacaaattttcaaaaaaatttataaattgattaatttattatttattaaaaaatttattaatttttttgaaaattgggatattcaattttttttttaattgttcgtttttcaagtattttcgaagaaaaaaaaaaatatatcaaaaaaagataaaatagaaattttataacactgaagttagcagacgtctaaaaattttttattttttctattaattaaattacacctaaaaagatatttctaaaaaattgcacatagtttttcaagttttttacaagtgaaattttttttcaattgtttaattgaaattttttcaataaaaaattttgaaatgtcggctaactttattttcataattttatccaaaaacatgagccaaaattttttccaatttctgaaagtaaaaaagctatcaaaatttttatttttttctttcacaatattttttatcgcgTAAAAAcaaacagaataaaaaaaaatgttaatttttaacctaaatatggccaaaaaaaaggtttgatctcacttgtaaataattacaaaaaattttcaataacattcaatgaaaataaaagattaatttGTGATGAAATTACCTGaggatttataaaaacaataattatagaaatagaAATTAAGTGGGTGATTCTTTGATCAATAATTagcatattttaatatatttatatttgtattaatGTTAGTTAAGATTGAAGAGCAGGAATGAGACTTCAAATGTATTTGTTTAGATAGAGGGATAATTTATTGGTGGACAGGTGGCTCTTATTCCCTAGCAACAACCACCGCCTGGTGCATTACCTTGACCGCCGGTTCCTGATAGACCTCCGGGGTTGGTCGGGGAATGCTGTGGTCCAATTTTTATTCCGTTGGCCTGATAACCAATGAATACAATTATTGTCAATCagtttgattattaaattaaacggAGTAATGGAAATTGATaatcgataaataaaataaagtaaaaccTCATTGTTGATGTCAAAGACACCCTCCtgtattttttcgtaaatcTCTTTGGCCGTGTTTATGAAAGCCTCTTCGACATTAGCAGCTGTCTTGGCACTGGTTTCCATAAAAACTAATCCGTGCTCACGGGCAAACGCCTCACCCTCTTCTCGGCGGACTTCTCTCCGGGCGTCGAGGTCGCTTTTGTTCCCGATCAGCATTATCACCATGTTGGAATTCGAATGCTGTCGCGCGTCTTCCAACCAGGTTGTTAAGTGGTTGAATGTTTCACGGCGTGTGATGTCGTATACTAACAATGCACCAGCTGCTCCGCGGTAGTATGATCTTGTTATTGAACGGAAAGCTTCTTGTCCTGcctgtttattttaaatatacatttttttttattttaattaaaaaaaaattcaatttttaatactaattgttttaattgacttaaaaatatttttctaataagaaaattatttgacgaaatttttaacaaaaattatcattaaaaaattgtcataaaattttgctttattaaatgacgacttttgttaaattgcactgtactttcttaactactGACTTTTATCAAGATATAatctcaccccgatgttatacttatcaagagcttttatttgagtacaaacatgtatttttcatatataaatatatataataaatataaatatatgaaatatatgaaaaattgatgtgggtactcaaataaaagctcttgatgagcgtaacatcgggat includes the following:
- the LOC123268753 gene encoding ras-related protein Rab-2A, producing MAYAYLFKYIIIGDTGVGKSCLLLQFTDKRFQPVHDLTIGVEFGARMITIDGKQIKLQIWDTAGQEAFRSITRSYYRGAAGALLVYDITRRETFNHLTTWLEDARQHSNSNMVIMLIGNKSDLDARREVRREEGEAFAREHGLVFMETSAKTAANVEEAFINTAKEIYEKIQEGVFDINNEANGIKIGPQHSPTNPGGLSGTGGQGNAPGGGCC